A single region of the Nocardioides aurantiacus genome encodes:
- a CDS encoding helix-turn-helix domain-containing protein has product MTDRDRLGPELLTPGAAAALLHVDRKTVARWVRAGRLASVRTPGGHHRFRSSDVMAIRSGAYERPDPARQDHARQDPADTTAWWPSTESLAAAVVAEAVAVALEVEARGAALAVELLRAEARDAAERAAAAAERAAAARAFAAEAAARTVARDALRTATRVRVRADVAASQVAAAAGAALDARVAAGEDPDGERLGVLAAQARSAAERTTRDVARAAVVVAAAVADTAARTARTTAAAEVVYADEGARAARELLVTANAAADRTRRGTESRAAGVALAAREAAAALHAERPCPTPRDSRAPHEVGPGSPVGGA; this is encoded by the coding sequence ATGACGGATCGGGATCGGCTCGGCCCGGAGCTGCTGACGCCGGGTGCCGCGGCGGCCCTGCTCCACGTCGACCGCAAGACCGTCGCCCGTTGGGTCAGGGCCGGCAGGCTCGCCTCCGTCCGCACGCCGGGTGGGCACCACCGGTTCCGCAGCTCCGACGTCATGGCGATCCGCTCCGGCGCCTACGAGCGCCCGGACCCCGCCCGCCAGGACCACGCCCGCCAGGACCCCGCCGACACCACGGCCTGGTGGCCGTCGACCGAGTCGCTGGCCGCGGCCGTCGTCGCCGAGGCCGTGGCCGTCGCCCTCGAGGTGGAGGCCCGCGGCGCCGCCCTCGCCGTGGAGCTGCTCCGCGCCGAGGCCCGGGACGCCGCCGAGCGGGCCGCCGCGGCGGCCGAGCGGGCTGCCGCTGCCCGGGCGTTCGCCGCCGAGGCGGCGGCCCGGACCGTCGCGCGAGACGCGCTGCGCACCGCCACCCGGGTCCGGGTCCGGGCCGACGTCGCCGCCTCGCAGGTCGCGGCTGCGGCGGGGGCGGCCCTCGACGCCCGGGTCGCCGCGGGCGAGGACCCCGACGGGGAGCGGCTGGGGGTCCTGGCCGCCCAGGCGCGGAGCGCGGCCGAGCGGACGACCCGCGACGTGGCCCGCGCCGCCGTGGTGGTGGCGGCCGCGGTGGCCGACACCGCGGCCCGCACGGCGCGCACGACGGCGGCCGCCGAGGTGGTCTACGCCGACGAGGGCGCCCGCGCGGCCCGCGAGCTGCTCGTCACCGCGAACGCCGCCGCCGACCGCACCAGGCGGGGCACCGAGTCACGCGCTGCGGGTGTGGCCCTGGCCGCGCGCGAGGCGGCCGCGGCGCTGCACGCCGAGCGTCCGTGCCCGACCCCACGCGACAGCCGCGCCCCTCACGAGGTCGGGCCGGGATCCCCGGTGGGCGGGGCCTGA
- a CDS encoding GAF and ANTAR domain-containing protein, giving the protein MDTTMARSIAHAAQQMHRPATVDDTLEVIVRSAVEALPTFDHIGVSTVERDGRIVTRASTSALVLELDDLQYSLHEGPCVASMDGDDVVPAPRIAGDERWPRYLPGALALGLRSQLGVRLHLDDHGTIGGLNLYSTTSDDISVEDVAVAAFFATHASLALGTARQVESLNQAVASRQLIGQAIGILMERYDLPEQAAEAFLWRTSSHGNTKVRAVATDLVGEVDRRARTTRPRVEQSGRGGSPS; this is encoded by the coding sequence GTGGACACCACCATGGCGCGCTCCATCGCGCACGCCGCCCAGCAGATGCACCGTCCCGCCACGGTCGACGACACCCTCGAGGTGATCGTGCGCAGCGCCGTCGAGGCGCTCCCCACCTTCGACCACATCGGGGTCTCGACCGTGGAGAGGGACGGACGGATCGTCACGCGCGCCTCGACGAGTGCCCTGGTGCTCGAGCTCGACGACCTGCAGTACTCCCTCCACGAGGGGCCGTGCGTGGCGAGCATGGACGGCGACGACGTCGTCCCCGCGCCGCGCATCGCGGGCGACGAGCGCTGGCCCCGCTACCTGCCCGGGGCGCTGGCGCTCGGGCTGCGCTCGCAGCTGGGGGTGCGGCTCCACCTCGACGACCACGGCACCATCGGTGGCCTGAACCTCTACTCCACCACCAGCGACGACATCAGCGTCGAGGACGTGGCCGTGGCGGCCTTCTTCGCCACCCACGCGTCGCTGGCCCTGGGCACGGCGCGCCAGGTCGAGTCGCTCAACCAGGCCGTGGCCAGCCGGCAGCTGATCGGGCAGGCGATCGGCATCCTGATGGAGCGATATGACCTCCCCGAGCAGGCGGCCGAGGCGTTCCTGTGGCGGACGTCGTCGCACGGCAACACCAAGGTCCGTGCGGTCGCCACCGACCTGGTCGGCGAGGTCGACCGTCGGGCCCGGACGACGCGACCCCGCGTGGAGCAATCCGGACGTGGAGGGAGCCCGTCATGA
- a CDS encoding hybrid-cluster NAD(P)-dependent oxidoreductase, whose amino-acid sequence MTATISRPETGSGTAGPLLCTCVVDVTHDVRSFVLRPAVPAAYDFEPGQHLTLTVPVAGEPLSRCYTISSSPRRAEELTITVKRVPGGPVSNWLHDHLRVGDSVLADGPLGRFSTTHHPAARYLFLTAGSGITPLMSMLRTVHADRADVDVVLVHHARTPADIVFREELRTIEAEHPGVRVVVVCETDAADETWTGPRGRVCLEQLRAAAPDLAEREVLTCGPAPYMAAVRDLLAEAGADPARCHEESFSFADAPAPVAGTSTGTTYAVELRRSGRSFRCGEGTPLLSAAAAAGITLPSSCQEGVCGTCTTQVLSGRVEMEHQGGIRPREVAQGKTLLCCSTPCEDVVLDA is encoded by the coding sequence ATGACCGCCACCATCAGCCGTCCCGAGACCGGGTCCGGCACCGCGGGGCCCCTGCTGTGCACGTGCGTCGTCGACGTCACCCACGACGTGCGCAGCTTCGTGCTCCGGCCCGCCGTGCCCGCGGCGTACGACTTCGAGCCGGGGCAGCACCTCACGCTGACCGTGCCGGTCGCCGGGGAGCCGCTCAGCCGCTGCTACACCATCTCCTCCTCGCCGCGGCGCGCCGAGGAGCTGACGATCACCGTCAAGCGGGTGCCGGGCGGTCCGGTGTCGAACTGGCTCCACGACCACCTGCGGGTGGGTGACAGCGTGCTCGCCGACGGGCCGCTGGGGCGGTTCAGCACCACCCACCACCCCGCCGCGCGCTACCTCTTCCTCACCGCGGGCAGCGGCATCACGCCGCTCATGTCGATGCTGCGCACCGTCCACGCCGACCGAGCGGACGTCGACGTCGTCCTGGTGCACCACGCGCGGACGCCGGCCGACATCGTCTTCCGCGAGGAGCTGCGCACCATCGAGGCCGAGCACCCCGGGGTCCGGGTGGTGGTCGTGTGCGAGACCGACGCCGCGGACGAGACGTGGACCGGTCCGCGCGGGCGCGTCTGCCTGGAGCAGCTGCGCGCCGCGGCCCCCGACCTCGCCGAGCGCGAGGTCCTCACGTGCGGACCGGCGCCCTACATGGCGGCCGTGCGCGACCTGCTGGCCGAGGCCGGGGCCGACCCGGCGCGGTGCCACGAGGAGTCGTTCTCGTTCGCGGACGCGCCGGCGCCGGTCGCCGGGACCTCCACCGGGACGACGTACGCCGTGGAGCTGCGCCGCAGCGGTCGGTCCTTCCGCTGCGGCGAGGGCACCCCGCTGCTCTCGGCGGCCGCCGCCGCCGGGATCACGCTGCCGTCGTCGTGCCAGGAGGGCGTCTGCGGGACCTGCACGACCCAGGTCCTGTCCGGACGCGTCGAGATGGAGCACCAGGGCGGCATCCGCCCGCGTGAGGTCGCCCAGGGCAAGACCCTGCTGTGCTGCTCGACCCCCTGCGAGGACGTCGTGCTCGACGCCTGA
- a CDS encoding aromatic ring-hydroxylating oxygenase subunit alpha produces the protein MTTTVPATGADRLDLAALVAAREPGRPLASPFYTSPAVFDADVAGVLAHTWLFVATEAELREPGDFLTVEVGSWSVIVVRDDDEVVRAFHNVCRHRGARILDERAGSVGNIVCGYHRWTYASDGSLLHAGDQPAGFDKSCFGLRSVHLRVVAGLVFVCLAPEPPTDFDEVAAVVAPYLLPHQLHRTKVAAQVDLVEEANWKLVMENNRECYHCEGGHPELICTFFPTYGYAEDAIPARLRPAHERYLRAEAELERACEERGMPYRAVEDLQDRVSAFRVQREALDGAGESYTLDGRSASRRLLGDLDSPRLGRLSLHTQPNAWFHFLADHAVTFSVLPISADRTLVRTTWLVHEDAEEGVDYDVEHLTHVWRETNEQDSAFCARAQQGVSSPAYLPGPYAASEYQVDAFTSWYLDRTKEHLAR, from the coding sequence ATGACCACCACCGTCCCGGCCACCGGGGCCGACCGGCTCGACCTGGCCGCCCTCGTGGCCGCGCGCGAGCCCGGCCGGCCGCTGGCCTCGCCCTTCTACACCAGCCCCGCCGTCTTCGACGCCGACGTCGCGGGCGTCCTGGCCCACACCTGGCTCTTCGTCGCCACCGAGGCCGAGCTGCGCGAGCCGGGCGACTTCCTCACCGTCGAGGTGGGCAGCTGGTCGGTGATCGTGGTCCGCGACGACGACGAGGTCGTGCGGGCCTTCCACAACGTCTGCCGGCACCGCGGCGCCCGCATCCTCGACGAGCGCGCCGGCTCGGTCGGCAACATCGTCTGCGGCTACCACCGCTGGACCTACGCCTCCGACGGCTCGTTGCTGCACGCGGGCGACCAGCCGGCCGGCTTCGACAAGAGCTGCTTCGGGCTGCGGTCGGTGCACCTGCGGGTGGTCGCCGGACTGGTGTTCGTCTGCCTGGCTCCGGAGCCGCCGACCGACTTCGACGAGGTGGCCGCCGTCGTCGCGCCGTACCTCCTGCCGCACCAGCTGCACCGCACCAAGGTCGCCGCCCAGGTCGACCTGGTCGAGGAGGCCAACTGGAAGCTGGTGATGGAGAACAACCGCGAGTGCTACCACTGCGAGGGCGGCCACCCCGAGCTGATCTGCACCTTCTTCCCCACCTACGGGTACGCCGAGGACGCGATCCCCGCGCGGCTGCGACCCGCCCACGAGCGCTACCTGCGCGCCGAGGCCGAGCTGGAGCGGGCCTGCGAGGAGCGGGGGATGCCCTACCGCGCGGTGGAGGACCTCCAGGACCGGGTCTCGGCCTTCCGGGTGCAGCGCGAGGCGCTCGACGGCGCCGGCGAGTCCTACACCCTCGACGGCCGCTCGGCGAGCAGGCGCCTGCTCGGCGACCTCGACAGCCCGCGGCTCGGCCGGCTCTCGCTGCACACCCAGCCCAACGCGTGGTTCCACTTCCTCGCCGACCACGCCGTGACGTTCAGCGTGCTGCCGATCTCGGCCGACCGGACGCTGGTGCGCACCACCTGGCTGGTGCACGAGGACGCCGAGGAGGGCGTCGACTACGACGTCGAGCACCTCACCCACGTGTGGCGCGAGACCAACGAGCAGGACAGCGCCTTCTGTGCCCGCGCCCAGCAGGGCGTCAGCAGCCCGGCCTACCTCCCCGGCCCGTACGCCGCCAGCGAGTACCAGGTCGACGCCTTCACCAGCTGGTACCTCGATCGCACGAAGGAGCACCTGGCCCGATGA
- a CDS encoding FAD-dependent oxidoreductase, with translation MPSHDPLLQPFRLKHVTLRNRVVSTSHEPAYAEDGMPKDRYRLYHREKAVGGVGLTMIGGSAVVSPDSPPAFGNLLLYRDEIVPWLRRLADDVHEAGAAVMCQVTHLGRRTSNFTGDWLPLVHPSPLREPAHRSVPKVAEAWDLDRIVADYASAAQRCRDAGLDGIELQSYGHLFDAFHSPATNRDQDPFGGGFEERTAFPRRVVQAVRAAVGPDFVIGLRMSMDEDAADGLGREEALRALGLYVDDGVDFLSVIRGSIGSDATLARVIPSMGTPSAPFLDFAGEIRRATSVPVMHAARISDVATARHAIREGLLDLVGMTRPQMADPHLVAKVAAGEEDRIRPCVGANYCLDAIYRSGEATCIHNAATGRERTLLHVQPAAPRRRRAVVVGAGPAGLEAARVLGERGHEVVLLEASDHPGGQVRLASASVRRRDLIGIVDWRVSEAKHHGVDLRCGTWADVATVLAEEPDVVVVATGGLPDPTFGGEGEHLVLDTWDVMSGAVHPQGRVLVYDDHGAEPALDATELLATRGAVVELVTPERMLAPDVGSMNSPAYLRAFAEHDVTLTLARRLVGVRREGGGLVARLGSDYTDVVVERHVDHVVVEHGTLPNDELYHELVPLSSNRGAVDHPALLGVRPQPVAPGAAGAFQLFRIGDAVTSRNIHAAVYDALRLCSAV, from the coding sequence GTGCCGTCCCACGACCCGCTGCTCCAGCCGTTCCGGCTCAAGCACGTGACGCTGCGCAACCGCGTGGTCAGCACCTCCCACGAACCGGCGTACGCCGAGGACGGGATGCCCAAGGACCGCTACCGCCTCTACCACCGCGAGAAGGCCGTCGGCGGGGTCGGCCTGACCATGATCGGCGGGTCCGCCGTGGTCTCGCCGGACAGCCCGCCGGCGTTCGGCAACCTGCTGCTCTACCGCGACGAGATCGTGCCGTGGCTGCGGCGCCTCGCCGACGACGTCCACGAGGCGGGCGCCGCGGTGATGTGCCAGGTGACCCACCTGGGGCGGCGCACCAGCAACTTCACGGGGGACTGGCTGCCCCTGGTCCACCCCTCGCCGCTGCGCGAGCCCGCCCACCGCAGCGTCCCCAAGGTCGCCGAGGCGTGGGACCTCGACCGGATCGTCGCCGACTACGCGAGCGCCGCCCAGCGCTGCCGGGACGCGGGGCTCGACGGCATCGAGCTGCAGTCCTACGGTCACCTCTTCGACGCCTTCCACTCACCGGCGACCAACCGTGACCAGGACCCGTTCGGCGGCGGCTTCGAGGAGCGGACGGCGTTCCCGCGGCGCGTCGTGCAGGCGGTGCGCGCGGCGGTCGGGCCGGACTTCGTCATCGGGCTGCGGATGTCGATGGACGAGGACGCGGCCGACGGGCTCGGGCGCGAGGAGGCGCTGCGCGCCCTGGGCCTGTACGTCGACGACGGCGTCGACTTCCTCAGCGTGATCCGCGGGAGCATCGGCAGCGACGCGACCCTGGCCCGGGTGATCCCCTCGATGGGCACCCCGAGCGCCCCCTTCCTCGACTTCGCCGGCGAGATCCGCCGTGCCACCAGCGTCCCGGTGATGCACGCCGCACGGATCTCCGACGTCGCCACCGCCCGCCACGCGATCCGCGAGGGCCTGCTCGACCTGGTGGGCATGACCCGCCCGCAGATGGCCGACCCCCACCTGGTCGCCAAGGTCGCGGCCGGCGAGGAGGACCGGATCCGGCCCTGCGTCGGCGCCAACTACTGCCTGGACGCGATCTACCGGTCCGGCGAGGCCACGTGCATCCACAACGCCGCCACCGGTCGCGAGCGGACGCTGCTGCACGTGCAGCCGGCGGCCCCCCGGCGTCGGCGGGCGGTCGTGGTCGGCGCCGGTCCGGCCGGTCTGGAGGCGGCGCGCGTGCTCGGCGAGCGGGGCCACGAGGTGGTGTTGCTGGAGGCCTCGGACCACCCGGGCGGCCAGGTGCGGCTCGCCTCGGCCTCGGTGCGACGGCGCGACCTGATCGGCATCGTCGACTGGCGCGTCTCCGAGGCCAAGCACCACGGCGTCGACCTGCGCTGCGGCACCTGGGCCGACGTCGCGACGGTCCTGGCCGAGGAGCCGGACGTCGTGGTGGTGGCCACGGGCGGCCTGCCCGACCCGACGTTCGGCGGCGAGGGCGAGCACCTCGTGCTCGACACCTGGGACGTCATGTCCGGCGCGGTCCACCCGCAGGGACGGGTGCTGGTCTACGACGACCACGGCGCCGAGCCCGCCCTGGACGCGACCGAGCTGCTGGCCACACGGGGCGCGGTCGTCGAGCTGGTCACGCCCGAGCGGATGCTGGCCCCCGACGTCGGCAGCATGAACTCCCCGGCCTACCTCCGGGCCTTCGCCGAGCACGACGTCACCCTCACGCTCGCGCGCCGGCTGGTCGGCGTACGACGGGAGGGGGGTGGGCTCGTCGCGCGGCTCGGCAGCGACTACACCGACGTCGTCGTCGAGCGCCACGTCGACCACGTCGTCGTCGAGCACGGCACGCTGCCCAACGACGAGCTCTACCACGAGCTGGTGCCGCTCTCGAGCAACCGCGGGGCCGTCGACCACCCCGCCCTGCTGGGCGTGCGCCCGCAGCCTGTCGCCCCCGGTGCGGCCGGGGCGTTCCAGCTGTTCCGCATCGGCGACGCCGTCACCAGCCGCAACATCCACGCCGCGGTGTACGACGCGCTGCGGCTCTGCTCGGCCGTCTGA
- a CDS encoding LysR family transcriptional regulator: MIDRRLQVLRMVAACGTVTGAAEALHYTPSAVSQQLRSLSRDLGVELVVQDGRRIRLTPAARVLVERSDDLFSAWEEVRGDVGAADTGGVGTLRLCGFSTAASSLLPQVALAVRAVRPRSRVRIIEADPEECFDLLLADEADVAVVVATAAVPASTDPRFEQHHLLEDPLDLLVATTHRLAGAESVHLGDLAQETWIMDRPGRPYHQLLQAACVAAGFSPAAAHVATEWDTGAALVAAGLGVSLVPRLAHLPADHAVVRIPLRGAPAPSRHILTGVRRGSSRQPLIALALAELAARARAR; this comes from the coding sequence ATGATCGATCGCCGCCTGCAGGTGCTCCGGATGGTAGCCGCGTGCGGCACCGTCACCGGCGCCGCCGAGGCGCTGCACTACACCCCCTCGGCGGTCTCCCAGCAGCTGCGGTCGCTGAGCAGGGACCTCGGGGTGGAGCTCGTGGTCCAGGACGGGCGCCGGATCCGGTTGACCCCGGCCGCCCGGGTCCTGGTCGAGCGTTCCGACGACCTGTTCTCGGCCTGGGAGGAGGTCCGCGGCGACGTGGGCGCCGCGGACACCGGCGGCGTCGGCACGCTCCGGCTGTGCGGGTTCTCCACCGCGGCGTCGTCGCTGCTGCCGCAGGTGGCCCTGGCCGTCCGCGCCGTCCGCCCCCGCAGCCGGGTGCGCATCATCGAGGCCGACCCCGAGGAGTGCTTCGACCTGCTGCTGGCCGACGAGGCCGACGTGGCGGTGGTGGTGGCCACCGCCGCCGTCCCGGCCAGCACCGACCCCCGCTTCGAGCAGCACCACCTGCTGGAGGACCCCCTGGACCTGCTCGTGGCCACGACGCACCGGCTGGCCGGCGCGGAGTCCGTCCACCTCGGCGACCTGGCGCAGGAGACCTGGATCATGGACCGACCCGGTCGGCCCTACCACCAGCTGCTGCAGGCCGCCTGCGTCGCGGCGGGCTTCTCCCCCGCCGCCGCCCACGTCGCGACCGAGTGGGACACCGGCGCGGCCCTGGTCGCCGCCGGCCTCGGGGTCTCCCTCGTCCCGCGCCTGGCCCACCTCCCCGCCGACCACGCCGTGGTCCGGATCCCGCTGCGCGGCGCCCCGGCGCCCTCGCGCCACATCCTCACCGGGGTGCGCCGCGGCAGCTCGCGGCAGCCGCTGATCGCGCTCGCGCTCGCCGAGCTGGCCGCACGCGCCCGGGCGCGCTAG